The nucleotide window aacacaacataaaaGACAATATATAAGGTTAAAGCACCATAAAGACCATTGAAACAaatatgaagtttttttttttttcaccaaaattatcaatttacctGGATAATGTGGGGCTGATAGCCTGGGATAATAAGGAGCTGAGGGACCAGGATAACCAGCTGGAGGGTACCCAGCTGGAGGATATCCACCAGGGGGAGGATAACCAGATGCTGGGTATCCGGCTGGAGGAGGATACCCCGCTGGAGGATATCCACCAGGGGGAGGATAACCAGATGCTGGGTATCCGGCTGGAGGAGGATAACCAGATGCTGGGTATCCGGCTGGAGGAGGATACCCAGCTGGAGGATATCCACCAGGGGGAGGATAACCAGATGCTGGGTATCCAGCTGGAGGAGGATAACCTGCTGATGGACGTCCACCAGGAGGAGGGTAAGCAGCTGGTGGATATCCTTGTACAGGATATCCATGCGGGGGATATCCCTGAGGAGGATATCCTTGTGGTGGATATGGTTGCGGTGGATATGATCCATGTGGAGGATAGTGTCCAACAGCATACGCAGCAAGATGTGAAAATAGCCCTTTGTCAGTAGACTCATTCTCATTCTTGTCCCTTCCATCTCCCATATTTCAAGTCAATGCTACAAAAATTAGAGACCCTGTCTTTTAAGCAGAACTGAAACATTGGAATTTATGCAACaaatatttcaaagaaaatattatcaaattgaatGGAGTAGAGGATGTTTCCTCAGCTcttcaaatgaatcaaatatccATTACCCTATGTCAACTATATGAGCATGTTACAATTAGACTTCCCCATCTCTCATCCTCAAA belongs to Mangifera indica cultivar Alphonso chromosome 2, CATAS_Mindica_2.1, whole genome shotgun sequence and includes:
- the LOC123199075 gene encoding annexin A7 isoform X1, whose translation is MGDGRDKNENESTDKGLFSHLAAYAVGHYPPHGSYPPQPYPPQGYPPQGYPPHGYPVQGYPPAAYPPPGGRPSAGYPPPAGYPASGYPPPGGYPPAGYPPPAGYPASGYPPPAGYPASGYPPPGGYPPAGYPPPAGYPASGYPPPGGYPPAGYPPAGYPGPSAPYYPRLSAPHYPGHGSGMGALLAGGAAAAAAAYGAHHMAHGMHHFGHGTFFGHGKFKHGKFKRGKFGKRWKHGIFGKHKGFGFKRWK
- the LOC123199075 gene encoding glycine-rich protein A3 isoform X2, giving the protein MGDGRDKNENESTDKGLFSHLAAYAVGHYPPHGSYPPQPYPPQGYPPQGYPPHGYPVQGYPPAAYPPPGGRPSAGYPPPAGYPASGYPPPGGYPPAGYPPPAGYPASGYPPPGGYPPAGYPPPAGYPASGYPPPGGYPPAGYPPAGYPGPSAPYYPRLSAPHYPGHGSGMGALLAGGAAAAAAAYGAHHMAHGMHHFGHGTFFGHGKFKHGKFKRGKFGKRWKHGIFGKHKGFGFKRWK